In the genome of Populus trichocarpa isolate Nisqually-1 chromosome 6, P.trichocarpa_v4.1, whole genome shotgun sequence, one region contains:
- the LOC7466000 gene encoding NDR1/HIN1-like protein 10 gives MAEKQAHLNGASYGPSIPPPQHYHRPGRGSDRGCCCFLAFLLKVIITVAMLIGLFILIIWLIFRPINKVEFHVTDVALTQFNYTNNMLQFNLAANISIRNPNKKIGIYYDRIEARAFYEDQRFGYHALTPFYQGHKNTSVLNVVFKGQQAVTLQGEELTRFNQERTSGLYSIALELSLRIRFKLGKVKTARFKPKVECDDLKIPLNGSPVAGSNNKCEIKF, from the coding sequence ATGGCAGAGAAACAAGCTCACTTGAATGGCGCCTCTTACGGTCCATCAATCCCACCTCCGCAACACTACCACCGCCCTGGCCGTGGTTCTGACCGTGGCTGCTGCTGTTTCTTGGCCTTCCTCCTCAAAGTCATCATCACCGTGGCCATGCTTATTGGGCTTTTCATCCTTATTATCTGGCTCATATTTCGTCCCATTAACAAGGTCGAATTCCATGTCACAGACGTTGCTTTAACTCAGTTCAACTACACCAACAACATGCTCCAATTCAACCTTGCTGCCAACATCAGTATCCGCAACCCTAACAAAAAGATTGGGATTTACTATGATAGGATAGAGGCCAGGGCATTTTATGAGGACCAGAGGTTTGGCTATCATGCCTTGACTCCATTCTATCAAGGACACAAGAACACAAGTGTCTTGAACGTAGTTTTTAAAGGGCAGCAAGCAGTTACCCTTCAAGGTGAAGAGTTGACACGGTTTAATCAAGAAAGAACAAGTGGGTTATATAGTATTGCCTTGGAGTTGTCTTTGAGGATTAGATTTAAGCTTGGTAAGGTCAAGACTGCAAGGTTCAAGCCCAAGGTTGAGTGTGACGATTTGAAGATTCCTCTGAACGGATCTCCTGTTGCTGGGAGTAATAACAAGTGCGAGATCAAGTTTTGA